In Streptomyces sp. NBC_00414, a single window of DNA contains:
- a CDS encoding ABC transporter permease: protein MTETDRAVDDAERARAQGGDGGGGGRRFGLPAVRGRAGRLAHRLPDELGVLVVLALLVAAIGIPYPDFLDSDNLLTTAHNSVYISLMACGMVFALAMREVDLSVGGSYAMCLVVGALLVREGVPPWLAVPVVLLTGTALGVFNALVTTLLALPSFIVTLGTLMLFRGVGLALADGKQITDLPLDDSFFTFAGGDAGGVPFALWVLLAVTAVLTVVLARTRFGARVRAIGSNPDAATFSGIPVVRTRVQALALSGLTTACASTLALAYYGAGDPTLGQGYELQAIAACIIGGTPLAGGRGSVVGAVAGALILSVVASGLVFFEVPINWTSFATGAVILVAVAADSALRRRGRRGR from the coding sequence ATGACCGAGACCGACCGTGCCGTGGACGACGCCGAGCGCGCCCGCGCACAGGGCGGAGACGGAGGAGGAGGCGGACGGCGGTTCGGGCTGCCGGCCGTGCGCGGGCGGGCGGGCCGGCTCGCGCACCGGCTCCCCGACGAACTCGGCGTCCTGGTCGTCCTCGCGCTTCTCGTCGCCGCCATCGGCATCCCGTACCCGGACTTCCTCGACAGCGACAACCTGCTCACCACCGCGCACAACTCCGTCTACATCTCGCTGATGGCGTGCGGCATGGTCTTCGCGCTGGCCATGCGCGAGGTCGACCTGTCGGTGGGCGGCAGTTACGCGATGTGCCTGGTCGTCGGTGCGCTGCTGGTGCGGGAGGGTGTGCCGCCCTGGCTGGCGGTGCCGGTGGTGCTGCTCACCGGGACCGCGCTGGGTGTCTTCAACGCGCTGGTCACCACCCTGCTGGCGCTGCCCTCGTTCATCGTCACGCTCGGCACCCTGATGCTGTTCCGGGGCGTCGGGCTCGCGCTCGCCGACGGCAAGCAGATCACCGATCTGCCGCTCGACGACTCGTTCTTCACTTTCGCGGGCGGCGACGCGGGCGGCGTGCCGTTCGCGCTCTGGGTGCTGCTCGCGGTGACGGCCGTACTGACGGTGGTGCTCGCCCGCACCCGTTTCGGGGCCCGGGTGCGGGCCATCGGGTCCAATCCGGACGCCGCCACGTTCAGCGGAATCCCCGTCGTCCGTACGCGTGTTCAGGCACTCGCGCTGTCCGGGCTCACCACGGCCTGCGCGTCGACGCTCGCGCTCGCCTACTACGGCGCCGGGGACCCGACCCTCGGCCAGGGGTACGAGCTGCAGGCCATCGCCGCGTGCATCATCGGCGGCACACCGCTGGCGGGCGGTCGCGGCTCGGTCGTCGGGGCGGTGGCCGGCGCGCTGATCCTGTCCGTCGTCGCGTCCGGCCTCGTCTTCTTCGAAGTACCCATCAACTGGACGTCGTTCGCCACCGGCGCGGTGATCCTCGTCGCGGTCGCGGCGGACAGCGCCCTGCGTCGCCGTGGCCGCCGTGGCCGCTGA
- a CDS encoding IclR family transcriptional regulator, translated as MTDGQVPKSVLARGAALLRACGESEGSHSLAELSLRTGLAKPTAHRLLAELVRLGLVERAPDGRYRIGLALFVLGQSAPSARELRDVALPFLGDLYAATGENVHLAVPDGPDTLFLEKLTGRRATPIVSRTGGRLPAHCTATGKVFLAHDPRPPGPSLLRLTPRTLVLPGQLARDLARTRARGFGVNLEEAEVGISAVAAPVYAQDARPVAALSVTGGTRRLDVDRVGARVCAAARALTRELSA; from the coding sequence ATGACGGACGGTCAGGTGCCGAAGTCGGTGCTCGCGCGCGGTGCGGCGCTGCTGCGTGCCTGCGGCGAGTCGGAGGGCTCGCATAGCCTGGCCGAGCTGTCGCTGCGCACGGGTCTCGCCAAGCCGACCGCACACCGGCTGCTGGCCGAGCTGGTCCGGCTGGGACTCGTGGAGCGTGCCCCGGACGGCCGTTACCGCATCGGGCTCGCGCTCTTCGTCCTCGGTCAGTCGGCGCCGTCCGCGCGCGAACTGCGGGACGTCGCACTGCCGTTCCTGGGCGACCTGTACGCGGCGACGGGGGAGAACGTGCACCTGGCCGTCCCCGACGGGCCCGACACGCTCTTCCTGGAGAAGCTCACCGGCCGCCGCGCCACGCCGATCGTGTCGCGCACCGGAGGCCGGCTGCCCGCCCACTGCACCGCCACGGGGAAGGTCTTCCTGGCCCACGACCCCCGGCCGCCCGGCCCGTCCCTGTTGCGCCTCACGCCGCGCACCCTTGTCCTGCCCGGCCAGCTCGCCCGTGACCTGGCACGCACCCGGGCCCGCGGTTTCGGCGTCAACCTGGAGGAGGCGGAGGTCGGTATCTCGGCCGTGGCGGCCCCGGTCTACGCCCAGGACGCCCGTCCCGTCGCCGCCCTCTCCGTGACCGGCGGCACCCGCCGCCTCGACGTGGACCGCGTCGGCGCACGGGTGTGCGCGGCGGCCCGCGCGCTGACACGGGAGCTGTCCGCTTGA
- a CDS encoding macro domain-containing protein: MSEITYVRGDATVPLGKGVKLIAHVCNDMGGWGKGFVLALSNRWPEPEAAYRRWHRERAGNDFGLGAAQFVEVDRYVWVANMIGQRGTRTGSKGVPVRYEAIDAALVLLADRAVALGASVHMPRIGCGLAGGKWSRVEPLIAERLIGKGVAVTVYDHGN; this comes from the coding sequence ATGTCGGAGATCACGTATGTCCGCGGCGACGCCACGGTCCCGCTGGGCAAGGGCGTCAAGCTGATCGCCCACGTCTGCAACGACATGGGCGGCTGGGGCAAGGGCTTCGTCCTGGCCCTGTCGAACCGCTGGCCGGAACCGGAGGCGGCCTACCGCCGCTGGCACCGCGAGCGCGCGGGCAACGACTTCGGCCTGGGCGCGGCCCAGTTCGTCGAGGTCGACCGGTATGTGTGGGTGGCCAACATGATCGGCCAGCGGGGAACCCGCACCGGGAGCAAGGGCGTCCCCGTCCGGTACGAGGCGATCGACGCGGCGCTGGTCCTGCTGGCCGACCGCGCGGTCGCGCTGGGCGCGTCCGTGCACATGCCGCGCATCGGATGCGGACTCGCGGGCGGGAAGTGGTCACGCGTGGAGCCGCTGATAGCCGAGCGGCTCATCGGGAAAGGGGTCGCGGTGACGGTCTACGACCACGGGAACTGA
- a CDS encoding MerR family transcriptional regulator, with product MATDIGEPTLTVDELAARAGVTVRTVRFYSTRGLLPPPVIGPRRVGHYSQEHLARLALIEELQRQGMTLAGIERYLQQLPDGLSAQDLAIHRAVVASWAPDAAEAVSRAELERRAGRSLGQEDLDRLAAMSVLRETAGPDAYRVDLGLLRLGVQLLDVPMAHETILAARTVLVKHTRAAAHELSVLFRDEVSEHESVEAVRDLSAHMQPLVVQALLTTFQRSLNEELREWLRNS from the coding sequence ATGGCGACGGACATCGGGGAGCCGACACTCACCGTCGACGAGCTGGCCGCGCGGGCGGGTGTGACGGTGCGGACGGTGCGGTTCTACAGCACCAGGGGGCTGTTGCCGCCGCCCGTCATCGGGCCGCGTCGCGTGGGGCACTACAGCCAGGAGCATCTGGCGCGGCTCGCGCTCATCGAGGAGCTGCAGCGGCAAGGGATGACGCTGGCCGGGATCGAGCGCTATCTGCAGCAGTTGCCGGACGGGCTCAGCGCTCAGGACCTGGCCATCCACCGGGCCGTGGTGGCCTCCTGGGCGCCCGACGCGGCGGAGGCGGTGAGCCGGGCCGAGCTCGAACGCCGGGCGGGGCGGTCGCTCGGTCAGGAGGATCTGGACCGGCTCGCCGCGATGAGTGTCCTGCGGGAGACGGCGGGGCCGGACGCGTACCGGGTGGATCTCGGGCTGCTGCGGCTCGGGGTGCAGCTGCTCGACGTACCGATGGCGCACGAGACGATCCTCGCCGCGCGCACGGTCCTCGTGAAGCACACGCGCGCCGCGGCCCACGAACTCTCCGTGCTGTTCCGGGACGAGGTGTCCGAGCACGAGTCCGTCGAGGCCGTGCGGGACCTGTCGGCGCACATGCAACCCCTGGTGGTGCAGGCCCTGCTGACGACCTTTCAGCGCTCGCTCAACGAGGAGCTGCGGGAGTGGCTCAGGAACTCCTGA
- a CDS encoding M1 family metallopeptidase — MHRRLIAPGALAASLLLAIPASAASWSPGAPGIGDSYYPAYGNGGYDVSHYDLRLTYQPRTDRLEGTATLLAKTTQDLSRFDLDFLLDVSEVRVNGAKASFTTSGEHELEITPKSPLAAGTAVTVVVRYSGVPSTKTAYGFTSWHRTPDGGVGANEPEAAWWWFPSNDHPLDKATYDVSVAVPDGTQAISNGTLQSTSSRAGWTRYSWRSDKPQATYLATLAVGRFDVTTGTSESGIPIVNAYSKDLDDNYGAARASVERTGEVADWLAEYFGPYPFNALGGYVPNTNTGYALETQTRPFYSPRQFASGTNVSVVVHELAHQWYGDSVSVAGWKDIWINEGFARYAQWLWSEHEGEGTAQEIADYVYASRPADDPFWTVEPGDPGPENQFHIAVYDRGALALQALRNEVGDEAFFAVLKGWPTRYAYGNATVGDFVKYAESVSGQSLGALFDTWLYQPSKPGVPAARAAAIGPGAQGASGAQKAPVRPKSWKKIAATNSVHDH; from the coding sequence GTGCATCGCAGACTCATCGCCCCGGGCGCGCTCGCGGCCTCCCTGCTGCTGGCGATCCCGGCATCCGCCGCGAGCTGGTCGCCCGGGGCGCCGGGCATCGGCGACTCCTACTACCCGGCGTACGGCAACGGCGGATACGACGTGTCCCACTACGATCTGCGGCTCACGTACCAGCCGCGGACGGACCGTCTTGAGGGCACGGCGACCCTGCTGGCGAAGACCACCCAGGATCTCTCGCGGTTCGATCTGGACTTCCTGCTCGATGTGAGCGAGGTGCGGGTCAACGGCGCGAAGGCGTCGTTCACGACGTCGGGCGAGCACGAGCTGGAGATCACGCCGAAGAGCCCGCTGGCCGCCGGTACGGCCGTCACGGTCGTGGTGCGCTACAGCGGGGTGCCGTCCACGAAGACGGCGTACGGGTTCACCAGCTGGCACCGCACACCGGACGGCGGGGTCGGCGCGAACGAGCCCGAGGCGGCTTGGTGGTGGTTCCCCAGCAACGACCATCCGCTGGACAAGGCCACGTACGACGTGTCGGTCGCCGTGCCGGACGGCACCCAGGCCATCTCCAACGGCACGCTGCAGTCGACGAGTTCGCGGGCCGGCTGGACGCGCTACAGCTGGCGCTCCGACAAGCCGCAGGCCACCTACCTCGCCACGCTGGCCGTCGGGAGGTTCGACGTCACGACCGGGACCTCGGAGAGCGGCATCCCGATCGTCAACGCGTACAGCAAGGATCTGGACGACAACTACGGGGCCGCGCGGGCGAGCGTCGAGCGGACCGGGGAGGTCGCCGACTGGCTCGCGGAATACTTCGGTCCGTATCCGTTCAACGCTTTGGGCGGCTACGTGCCGAACACGAACACCGGGTACGCGCTGGAGACGCAGACCCGGCCGTTCTACAGCCCGCGGCAGTTCGCGAGCGGGACGAACGTGTCCGTGGTCGTCCACGAGCTGGCCCACCAGTGGTACGGCGACTCCGTCTCGGTCGCCGGCTGGAAGGACATCTGGATCAACGAGGGTTTCGCCCGGTACGCGCAGTGGCTGTGGTCGGAGCACGAGGGCGAGGGGACGGCGCAGGAGATCGCCGACTACGTGTACGCGTCGCGGCCCGCCGACGATCCGTTCTGGACGGTCGAGCCCGGGGACCCGGGGCCGGAGAACCAGTTCCACATCGCGGTGTACGACCGTGGGGCGCTGGCCCTGCAGGCGCTGCGGAACGAGGTCGGGGACGAGGCGTTCTTCGCCGTCCTGAAGGGCTGGCCGACGCGGTACGCGTACGGCAACGCGACCGTCGGTGACTTCGTGAAGTACGCCGAGTCGGTGTCGGGGCAGTCGCTCGGCGCACTGTTCGACACGTGGCTGTACCAGCCCTCGAAGCCGGGGGTGCCCGCTGCGCGGGCCGCTGCCATCGGGCCGGGGGCACAGGGGGCTTCGGGGGCGCAGAAGGCTCCCGTGCGGCCGAAGTCGTGGAAGAAGATCGCCGCGACCAATTCCGTGCACGATCACTGA
- a CDS encoding SDR family NAD(P)-dependent oxidoreductase, which produces METRTALVTGAAQGLGQEFAVALACRGYRVAGLDLVPQRETADRILDYVELVADVTDETQIGGALEQVLEQFGTLHVLVNNAGVYPESAFEDITPEEWRRVMRVNLEAPFLMTRAVLPYLKAAGWGRVVNIASAAVLTAPPTMVAYTASKAGLIGFTRALASALGPYDITVNAIAPSMVRTETAERTVGADGGFEHVRAQQAVPRTQEPSDLVSTLLYVVDEGSGFLTGQTLNVAGGSAYL; this is translated from the coding sequence ATGGAGACGCGAACCGCCTTGGTGACCGGCGCGGCACAGGGCCTCGGGCAGGAGTTCGCCGTCGCACTCGCGTGCCGCGGCTACCGGGTCGCGGGACTCGACCTGGTCCCGCAGCGGGAGACGGCCGACCGCATCCTGGACTATGTGGAGCTGGTCGCCGACGTCACGGACGAGACGCAGATCGGCGGGGCCCTGGAGCAGGTGCTCGAACAGTTCGGCACCCTGCACGTCCTGGTCAACAACGCGGGGGTCTACCCCGAGTCGGCCTTCGAGGACATCACGCCCGAGGAGTGGCGGCGGGTGATGCGCGTCAACCTGGAGGCGCCGTTCCTGATGACCCGCGCGGTACTGCCGTACCTCAAGGCGGCGGGCTGGGGCCGCGTCGTGAACATCGCCTCGGCCGCCGTCCTCACCGCCCCGCCGACGATGGTGGCGTACACCGCCTCGAAGGCCGGGCTGATCGGCTTCACCCGCGCGCTCGCCTCGGCGCTCGGGCCGTACGACATCACCGTCAACGCGATCGCGCCGAGCATGGTCCGTACGGAGACCGCCGAGCGCACGGTCGGCGCGGACGGCGGTTTCGAGCACGTCCGCGCCCAGCAGGCCGTCCCCAGAACCCAGGAGCCGTCCGATCTCGTCTCCACCCTGCTGTACGTGGTCGACGAGGGCAGCGGCTTCCTGACCGGCCAGACCCTGAACGTGGCCGGCGGCTCCGCCTACCTGTGA
- a CDS encoding Xaa-Pro dipeptidyl-peptidase, whose amino-acid sequence MRTPARYMRLITWRSLATAATAALMATLLTPAAAQSAPRESTPVYSYDNAVRESVWVDTGLDGDNDGRTDRVAVDIVRPREPAQQGRKVPVIMDASPYYSCCGRGNESQRKTYDADGNVVQMPLYYDNFFVPRGYAFVAVDLAGTNRSDGCVDVGGRSDVQSAKAVVDWLNGRGKGYTSRTGTTKTKAGWTNGRTGMIGKSYDGTIANGVAATGVEGLETIVPIAAISSWYDYYFAKGAPLYDSGPEWLSDYVESPDARARCAAVQQKIVDGAPRTGDWTKFWTERDYVKDVRKVDASVFVIHGMQDLNVRPKHFGQWWDGLAANGVDRKIWLSQTGHVDPFDFRRAAWADTLHRWFDHELLGYDNGVDDEPMADIERAPDQWATSDVWPPRSTDTVKLRPGKGEQAGVGTLSLRTGSGTETFTDDPGQDETDWAAEIDRSTSAKAGFTTKPLTRDVRLSGSSEVTVTATPTTTSAHLSAVLVDLGPDTIRDYAASGEGITTLTERTCWGPSTTGDSSCFRETAARTTDVEYTVFSRGWADLGNHASATKGEPLTPGKAYTITLDLHASDHVVPAGHRLALIVAGTDQGLIDPPSTTPTLTLDLSRTSARVPFVGGAAAFARATSGSSYITPDAILDGVGEPRATHRVPGDVPGGSEG is encoded by the coding sequence ATGCGGACACCTGCGCGCTACATGCGCCTCATCACCTGGAGATCGCTCGCGACGGCGGCCACCGCCGCCCTGATGGCCACGCTCCTCACCCCGGCCGCCGCCCAGAGCGCTCCGCGGGAGAGCACCCCCGTCTACTCGTACGACAACGCCGTCCGTGAGTCCGTCTGGGTGGACACCGGTCTCGACGGCGACAACGACGGGAGGACCGACCGCGTCGCCGTCGACATCGTCCGTCCGCGGGAGCCCGCCCAGCAGGGCCGCAAGGTGCCCGTGATCATGGACGCCAGCCCGTACTACTCCTGCTGCGGCCGGGGCAACGAGAGCCAGCGCAAGACGTACGACGCGGACGGCAACGTCGTCCAGATGCCGCTGTACTACGACAACTTCTTCGTACCGCGCGGCTACGCCTTCGTCGCCGTCGACCTCGCCGGCACCAACCGCTCCGACGGCTGCGTGGACGTCGGCGGCCGTTCCGACGTCCAGTCCGCGAAGGCCGTCGTCGACTGGCTGAACGGCCGCGGCAAGGGCTACACCTCCCGCACGGGGACCACGAAGACCAAGGCCGGCTGGACCAACGGCAGGACCGGCATGATCGGCAAGAGCTACGACGGCACCATCGCCAACGGCGTCGCCGCCACCGGGGTCGAGGGCCTGGAGACCATCGTCCCCATCGCCGCCATCTCCTCCTGGTACGACTACTACTTCGCCAAGGGCGCCCCGCTCTACGACTCCGGCCCCGAATGGCTGTCCGACTACGTCGAGAGCCCCGACGCCCGCGCCAGGTGCGCCGCCGTCCAGCAGAAGATCGTCGACGGGGCCCCGCGCACCGGCGACTGGACGAAGTTCTGGACCGAGCGCGACTACGTGAAGGACGTCCGCAAGGTCGACGCCAGCGTCTTCGTCATCCACGGCATGCAGGACCTCAACGTCCGCCCGAAGCACTTCGGCCAGTGGTGGGACGGCCTCGCCGCCAACGGCGTCGACCGCAAGATCTGGCTCTCCCAGACCGGCCACGTCGACCCCTTCGACTTCCGCCGCGCCGCGTGGGCCGACACCCTGCACCGCTGGTTCGACCACGAACTCCTCGGCTACGACAACGGCGTCGACGACGAGCCCATGGCCGACATCGAGCGCGCCCCCGACCAGTGGGCCACCTCGGACGTCTGGCCGCCGCGGAGCACCGACACCGTGAAGCTGCGCCCGGGCAAGGGCGAGCAGGCGGGCGTCGGCACCCTCTCACTGCGTACCGGATCGGGCACCGAGACCTTCACCGACGACCCGGGCCAGGACGAGACCGACTGGGCCGCCGAGATCGACCGGTCCACGTCCGCCAAGGCCGGCTTCACCACCAAGCCGCTCACCCGTGACGTCCGCCTGTCCGGCTCCTCCGAGGTGACCGTCACCGCCACGCCGACCACGACGAGCGCCCATCTGTCCGCGGTCCTCGTCGACCTAGGCCCCGACACGATCCGTGACTACGCCGCCTCCGGCGAGGGCATCACGACGCTCACCGAGCGCACCTGCTGGGGACCGAGCACCACGGGCGACAGCTCCTGCTTCAGGGAGACCGCGGCCAGGACGACCGACGTCGAGTACACCGTGTTCAGCCGCGGCTGGGCCGACCTCGGCAATCACGCCTCCGCCACGAAGGGCGAGCCGCTCACCCCGGGCAAGGCCTACACCATCACCCTCGACCTGCACGCGAGCGACCACGTCGTCCCCGCGGGCCACCGTCTCGCGCTGATCGTCGCCGGCACCGACCAGGGCCTCATCGACCCGCCGTCGACCACCCCGACGCTCACGCTCGACCTGTCCCGTACGTCGGCCCGCGTGCCGTTCGTCGGAGGCGCCGCCGCCTTCGCCCGCGCCACCTCCGGATCCTCGTACATCACGCCGGACGCGATCCTCGACGGAGTCGGCGAGCCCCGCGCCACCCACCGCGTTCCCGGAGACGTTCCCGGAGGCAGCGAAGGATGA
- a CDS encoding sugar ABC transporter ATP-binding protein: MSRGDMLDARALVKSYGGVKALDGADILLRGGEVHALVGENGAGKSTLVRILSGTLAADEGSVRLAEEARKGGIAVVSQELSLFPDLTVRENLFPHRPPRRFGLLDRGAMDRTARPVLAELGLAVDADTLLGELPLADQQLTEIARALLRRPRVLVLDEPTSALPAPAVDRLEQVLRTLTGRGMAILYVTHFLEEVMRFAQRVTVLRDGRVTLAGVRAEKVGVPDLVKAMLGATPPLPVRRTRAPADGPPPVVLSEVCVPGRLTDVTFTVRAGEVVGVAGLQGAGHLDALAVVCGRTAVSAGRVGVGDRGLPRSLRDAIRAGVAFVPSDRKRFGLMTDRTVWENTTAVSWLALGRGGVMPSRAELVRRADDLTARLRLRGGPHDVVARLSGGNQQKIVFAKWLATDPRIVVLDDPTRGVDVGVRAEMHAIVGELAAGGAAVLVASTDLAELTEVCDRVLVFVRGRITAEVSGGRLTEHELAAAMQSGTNTKAGPEADLKTDARGDGPVAPGS; encoded by the coding sequence ATGAGTCGCGGGGACATGCTGGACGCACGGGCCCTCGTCAAGTCGTACGGCGGGGTGAAGGCCCTGGACGGGGCGGACATCCTGCTGCGGGGCGGCGAGGTGCACGCGCTGGTCGGGGAGAACGGTGCGGGCAAGTCGACTCTCGTGCGGATCCTGTCGGGGACCCTGGCGGCGGACGAGGGATCGGTGCGGCTCGCCGAGGAGGCCCGGAAGGGCGGGATCGCCGTCGTCTCGCAGGAGTTGAGTCTCTTTCCCGATCTGACGGTCCGGGAGAATCTGTTCCCCCACCGGCCGCCGCGCCGCTTCGGGCTGCTCGACCGGGGCGCGATGGACCGCACGGCCCGGCCGGTCCTCGCCGAACTGGGCCTCGCCGTCGACGCCGACACGCTCCTCGGCGAACTCCCGCTCGCCGACCAGCAGTTGACGGAGATCGCCCGGGCGCTGCTGCGCCGGCCGCGCGTACTGGTCCTCGACGAGCCGACCTCCGCGCTGCCGGCCCCCGCCGTGGACCGCCTCGAACAGGTCCTGCGCACCCTCACGGGACGGGGCATGGCGATCCTGTACGTCACCCACTTCCTGGAGGAGGTGATGCGCTTCGCCCAGCGCGTGACGGTACTGCGGGACGGCCGGGTCACCCTGGCCGGCGTGCGGGCGGAGAAGGTCGGCGTGCCGGACCTGGTGAAGGCGATGCTGGGCGCCACCCCACCGCTTCCGGTACGCCGTACACGTGCCCCGGCCGACGGGCCGCCGCCGGTGGTGCTCTCCGAGGTGTGTGTCCCGGGGCGGCTCACGGACGTGACGTTCACCGTGCGCGCGGGCGAGGTGGTGGGAGTCGCGGGGCTGCAAGGGGCGGGCCATCTGGACGCGTTGGCTGTGGTGTGCGGGCGCACGGCCGTCTCGGCGGGCCGGGTCGGTGTCGGCGACCGGGGGCTCCCGCGGTCCCTGCGCGACGCGATCCGGGCGGGGGTGGCCTTCGTGCCGAGCGACCGGAAACGGTTCGGGCTGATGACCGACCGCACGGTGTGGGAGAACACCACGGCGGTGAGCTGGCTGGCGCTCGGCCGGGGCGGTGTCATGCCGTCCCGTGCCGAACTGGTGCGCCGGGCAGACGACTTGACCGCGCGACTGCGCCTGCGCGGCGGTCCGCACGATGTGGTGGCCCGGCTGTCCGGCGGCAACCAGCAGAAGATCGTCTTCGCCAAGTGGCTGGCCACTGACCCTCGTATCGTCGTCTTGGACGATCCCACGCGAGGTGTCGACGTGGGGGTGCGGGCCGAGATGCACGCGATCGTCGGGGAGTTGGCGGCGGGCGGCGCGGCCGTCCTGGTCGCGTCGACCGACCTGGCCGAACTGACGGAGGTCTGCGACCGTGTACTGGTCTTCGTGCGGGGGCGGATCACCGCGGAGGTGAGCGGCGGGCGGCTCACCGAGCACGAGCTGGCGGCGGCGATGCAGTCCGGGACGAACACCAAGGCGGGCCCGGAGGCAGACCTGAAGACGGACGCGCGGGGCGACGGGCCTGTGGCGCCAGGGAGTTGA
- a CDS encoding sugar ABC transporter substrate-binding protein, translating into MHPRFRTLSGALGALVLLCATGCGNDDESGGKGGGELDMGIAVANISLNFAHEMVLGAESAADHAGKVNFKAVGPPNTDGPAEVQLFQNLTTVAEDGIVLENLDPPIFTRPAARAVDQGVPIVALDTSPTEGSKVTFYVGNDNYALGELMAQEALKRLGDDPKGEIVVGVPNPGTPVLDNRAKGIADTFEKEAPGVKVLGPFQTYSDPGQNHSSWASQVAAHPEALAFLGVGDADSYNLAKIKKEKGGKWLTAGFDVDPKTLDAVKDGSNFVTIDPQHFLKGYLSTAILIESVREKDGKLPDGWFLSPGGVVDSSDIDEVIARQKSPEAAYDWYKPVIDKLLGDQEAQLKPLKDAR; encoded by the coding sequence ATGCACCCCCGATTCCGTACCCTGTCCGGCGCCCTCGGCGCGCTGGTGCTGCTCTGCGCCACCGGATGCGGCAACGACGACGAATCCGGAGGAAAGGGCGGCGGCGAACTCGACATGGGCATCGCGGTGGCCAACATCAGTCTCAACTTCGCGCACGAGATGGTGCTCGGCGCCGAGAGCGCCGCCGACCACGCGGGGAAGGTGAACTTCAAGGCCGTCGGGCCGCCCAACACGGACGGTCCGGCCGAGGTGCAGCTCTTCCAGAACCTCACCACCGTCGCGGAGGACGGCATCGTCCTGGAGAACCTCGACCCGCCGATCTTCACCCGGCCCGCCGCCCGCGCCGTCGACCAGGGCGTTCCGATCGTCGCCCTGGACACCTCCCCCACCGAGGGCAGCAAGGTCACCTTCTACGTGGGCAACGACAACTACGCGCTGGGCGAGCTGATGGCCCAGGAGGCGCTGAAGCGGCTGGGCGACGACCCGAAGGGGGAGATCGTCGTCGGGGTGCCCAACCCCGGGACACCGGTGCTCGACAACCGGGCCAAGGGCATCGCGGACACGTTCGAGAAGGAGGCGCCGGGCGTGAAGGTGCTGGGCCCCTTCCAGACGTACAGCGATCCGGGCCAGAACCACAGTTCGTGGGCCTCGCAGGTCGCCGCGCATCCCGAGGCGCTCGCCTTCCTCGGGGTCGGGGACGCCGACAGCTACAACCTCGCGAAGATCAAGAAGGAGAAGGGCGGGAAGTGGCTGACGGCCGGCTTCGACGTCGACCCCAAGACCCTCGACGCGGTGAAGGACGGCTCGAACTTCGTCACCATCGACCCCCAGCACTTCCTCAAGGGCTACCTCTCCACGGCGATACTGATCGAGTCGGTGCGCGAGAAGGACGGCAAGCTGCCCGACGGCTGGTTCCTGTCCCCCGGCGGTGTCGTGGACTCCTCCGACATCGACGAGGTCATCGCACGGCAGAAGTCCCCGGAGGCGGCGTACGACTGGTACAAGCCGGTGATCGACAAGCTGCTCGGTGACCAGGAGGCGCAGCTCAAGCCGTTGAAGGACGCGCGCTGA